CTTGCGCCTGGATTGGCGTGCAGTACGGGAAGCCCAGGTCCTGGATGGCATGCATCAATTCCGGGGCCAGCTTGAAGTCGTGAAAGCGGGTTTTGCCTTCCTGGGGTTCGACCACGAAGTCTTCGAGTTTCCAGGCCACTACCGGCGGTTTTGGTGCGCGAGGGCGACGCGGTTTCGGCGTTTCGCTGCGTACGGGGCCCGGGGGCGTTTCGATGGCAGGTGTGTTCACCGGCTCGATTTTCGCTGCGGTTAGACCAGGCTGATGACCGTCGGTGCGGTGGCTGGTAGCAGGAGTGGGGGCGCTGGAGCTGGGCGCGAGCTGCTCAGCCTCGCTTTTACCGAACATTTTCTTGAGTGCTTTGAGCACGGTCATCTCATTAATTGGTTAAGGAATGTACGCCGGCCAGTGTAATGCAAGAAACGGGCGCGGCGTAGTACGTTGGTCATACGGCGACACAGATGTGCCGGTATCAGCGCAAACGGTCGGCAAGCCAGGTGCCAATGTCGCGAATTTCCTCGGGTAACACTTCGTGCCCCATTGGGTATTCCTGCCATGTCACGGTGACACCACGGTTCTTCAGGTGCTCGTAGGCGCTACGGCCCATCGAGTTCTGCACCACGTCGTCGTACTGGCCGTGCAGGCACAGCACCGGAATCCGCTGCTGGCTGGCCGAGAGTTCGAGTGTCTCGCTGAAAGTCGGGGCATAGGTGGAGAGGGCCAGGACACCGCCCAATGCTCCCTGCCATTTAAGAAATGCCGTGTGCAGGACCACGGCGCCGCCCTGGGAAAAGCCCGCGAGGAAAATCCGCGAAGCGTCTATTCCGCTGGCGCGCTGTTGTTCGATCAGTTCGATGACGCGATCGGCGGAAGCTTTCAGTTGTTCGCGGTCGATTGCCCGGGCCGGACTCATGGCCAGGATGTCGTACCAGCTCGGCATCTCGTAGCCGCCATTGATGGTCACGGCGCGGGTCGGCGCCTGGGGCAGGACGAAGCGCGTGGTTTGCAGGGTTTCCTGCAGGGCTTCGGCCACCGGCAAGAAGTCGAAGCGGTCGGCGCCCAGGCCATGCAGCCAGATGACGCAGGCGTCTTCGGCCTTGGCAGGGTGAAGAATCAAGGGCTCGCTCATGTTTGCTCCAGTCTTGTGCGTGCGCCCGCATTCGGTGCGGGGCTGAGGTGCACGTTCGGTCGATCAGTTAAGAAGATGTCGCACGGTTGCAAGTTTTGCTCTTGACCTCACGCTGAATCGCTTTAGCGAGCAGTGTGGTACGGGCCTTGCTATGGGGAATCCCGTGCAATCAATCCTGCGCCTGGCGGTAACACTATCAGGCTAACGTCGGCGACGGGAATGCAAAAAATCCGGTGATGGACGTTCGCCACAGGCCGCTACGGGCTGGGCAGACAGGAAAGGGCTACAGCCCGTTCGGCCGATTGGTGAGAAGTGAGTTTTCCATTATGTGGATTTTCTCCTACTAGACTCATAGCGAAAGTCTGACGCCGCTTGACCCTATAACAAGCCAACACGGGTCAACAGCGCCTCATAAGGGTGCGGCAGGACTCAAGCTCCGACACAACAAGAGCAAAACTGGAGGTTTGAATGAAGATGTTGAAATCCACCCTGGCAGTCGTCACTGCGGCCGCAGTACTCGGCGTCAGCGGGTTTGCCCAGGCGGGCGCAACCCTGGATGCGGTGCAAAAGAAAGGTTTCGTACAGTGCGGTGTCAGCGATGGCCTGCCAGGCTTCTCGGTTCCAGACTCCACCGGCAAGATCGTCGGTATCGATGCTGACGTCTGCCGTGCGGTAGCCGCTGCAGTGTTCGGCGACGCGACCAAGGTCAAATTCAGTCAGTTGAACGCCAAGGAGCGCTTCACCGCGCTGCAATCCGGTGAGATCGATCTGCTGTCGCGCAACACCACCATGACCAGCTCCCGTGACGCGGGCATGGGCCTGAAATTCCCGGGCTTCATTACCTATTACGACGGCATCGGCTTCCTGGTGAACAACAAGCTGGGCGTGAAAAGTGCCAAGGAACTGGATGGCGCAACCATCTGCATCCAGGCCGGTACCACCACCGAGCTGAACGTTTCCGACTACTTCCGCGGCAATGGCCTGAAGTACACCCCGATCACCTTCGACACCTCCGATGAAAGCGCCAAGTCGCTGGAATCCGGTCGTTGCGACGTGCTGACCTCCGACAAGTCGCAACTGTTCGCCCAGCGCAGCAAGTTGGCCGCGCCGAAAGACTACGTGGTCCTGCCGGAAACCATTTCCAAGGAACCACTGGGCCCGGTCGTACGTAATGGCGACGACGAGTGGCTGGCCATCGTGCGCTGGGTGGGCTACGCCATGCTCAACGCCGAAGAGGCGGGCATCACGTCGAAGAACGTCGAGGCTGAAGCCAAGAGCACCAAGAACCCGGACGTCGCCCGTTTGCTGGGTAGCGACGGCGAGTACGGCAAAGACCTGAAAGTGAAGAAAGACTGGGTCGTGCAGATCGTCAAACAGGTCGGCAACTACGGTGAGGTGTTCGAGAAAAACCTCGGCAAAAGCACTCCACTGGAAATCGACCGCGGTCTGAACGCGCTGTGGAACAACGGCGGCATTCAGTACGCACCACCAGTGCGCTGATGGTTCTATCACCCGGCGGGCCAACCGCCGGGTGATGTTCTGTTCCATTCTTTGCGGGGCACTTCATGCAAAATTCTATCGGCGCACCAAAGCAGAGGTTCAGCCTCAGCGATCCAAAAGTGCGTGCGTGGCTATTCCAGATCATCACCATCGTGGCGGTGGTCTCCATGGGCTGGTATCTGTTCGATAACACCCAGACCAACCTGCAGCACCGGGGCATCACCTCCGGCTTCGACTTTCTCGAGCGCAGTGCCGGTTTCGGCATCGCCCAGCACCTGATCGACTACACCGAATCGGACAGCTATGCCCGGGTGTTCGTCATCGGCTTGCTCAACACCCTGCTGGTGACTTTCATCGGCGTGATCCTGGCGACAATCCTCGGTTTCATCGTCGGCGTCGCGCGCCTGTCGAAGAACTGGATCATCGCCAAGCTGGCGACCGTCTATGTGGAAGTCTTCCGCAATATTCCGCCGCTGCTGCAGATCCTGTTCTGGTACTTCGCGGTATTCCTGACCATGCCGGGACCGCGCAACAGCCACAACTTCGGCGACACCTTCTTTGTCAGCGCCCGTGGCCTGAACATGCCAGCGGCGAAAATGGCTGAGGGATTCTGGCCGTTCGCCGTGAGCGTCCTGGTGGCGATCGTCGCTGTGGTGCTGATGAACCGCTGGGCTAACCGTCGCTTCGAAGCAACCGGTGTACCCTTCCACAAGTTCTGGACCGGCCTGGCGTTGATGCTGGTGATTCCGGCGTTGTGCTCCCTGGTGTTCGGCGCGCCGGTGCACTGGGAAAAACCGGAGCTCAAGGGTTTCAACTTCGTCGGTGGTTGGGTACTGATCCCGGAACTGCTGGCCCTGACCCTGGCCTTGACCGTGTACACCGCGGCGTTCATCGCCGAGATCGTGCGTTCCGGGATCAAGTCGGTGAGCCACGGCCAGACCGAGGCCGCTCACTCGTTGGGACTGCGCAACGGTCCGACGCTGCGCAAGGTGATCATCCCGCAAGCCCTGCGCGTGATCATTCCGCCGCTGACCAGCCAATACCTGAACCTGGCGAAAAACTCCTCGCTGGCAGCCGGTATCGGTTATCCGGAGATGGTCTCGTTGTTTGCCGGTACGGTGCTGAACCAGACCGGGCAGGCGATCGAGGTGATTGCCATCACCATGAGCGTGTACCTGGCGATCAGTATCAGCATTTCCCTGCTGATGAACTGGTACAACAAGCGCATTGCGCTGATCGAGCGGTAAGGAAAAGCGCATGAGCACTCATACTTTCAAACCTGACATGCCACCGCCGAGCAGCAGCATCGGCATCGTGGCGTGGATGCGCGCAAACATGTTCTCCAGTTGGCTCAACACCCTGCTGACCCTGTTCGCGTTCTACCTGATCTACCTGGTCGTGCCGCCGATCCTGCAGTGGGCGATCCTTGACGCCAACTGGGTAGGCACCACTCGCGCCGACTGTACGAAGGAGGGCGCCTGCTGGGTGTTCATCCAGCAGCGCTTCGGCCAGTTCATGTACGGTTACTACCCGCCGGAACTGCGCTGGCGTGTCGACCTGACGGTGTGGCTGGCGGTACTCGGCGTGGCGCCGCTGTTCATCTCGCGTTTCCCGCGCAAAGCCATCTACGGCCTGAGCTTCCTGGTGCTCTACCCGATCATCGCCTGGTGCCTGTTGCACGGCGGCGTGTTCGGCCTGACACAAGTAGCGACCAGTCAGTGGGGCGGCCTGATGCTGACCCTGGTGATCGCCACCGTCGGCATTGCCGGCGCCTTGCCGCTGGGGATCGTCCTGGCGTTGGGGCGGCGCTCGAACATGCCGGCGATTCGCGTGGTCTGCGTGACCTTCATCGAGTTCTGGCGCGGCGTGCCGTTGATCACGGTGCTGTTCATGTCCTCGGTGATGCTGCCGCTGTTCCTGCCCGAAGGCATGAACTTCGACAAGCTGCTGCGGGCACTGATCGGGGTGATCCTGTTCCAGTCGGCCTACGTCGCCGAAGTGGTGCGTGGCGGTCTGCAGGCGATTCCAAAGGGCCAATACGAAGCGGCCGCGGCGATGGGCCTCGGTTACTGGCGCAGCATGGGCCTGGTGATTCTGCCGCAAGCCCTGAAGCTGGTGATTCCGGGCATCGTCAACACCTTCATCGCGCTGTTCAAGGACACCAGTCTGGTGATCATCATCGGGCTGTTCGACCTGCTCAACAGCGTCAAGCAAGCCGCCGCCGACCCCAAATGGCTGGGCATGGCCACTGAAGGCTACGTGTTCGCGGCCCTGGTGTTCTGGATTTTCTGTTTTGGTATGTCGCGCTATTCCATGCACTTGGAACGCAAGCTCGACACTGGCCACAAGCGCTGAAGCGCCGTACCTAATTTAGGAAGTTCTCTTATGAGCGAAGCAATCAAGCAACCGTCCAGCCCTGAAGGCATCATCCAGATGCAGGGCGTGAACAAGTGGTACGGCCAGTTCCACGTGCTGAAAGACATCAACCTCAACGTCAAGCAGGGCGAGCGCATCGTCCTGTGTGGCCCGTCGGGTTCCGGCAAATCCACTACCATCCGTTGCCTTAACCGCCTGGAAGAGCACCAGCAGGGCCGCATCGTGGTCGATGGCGTGGAGCTGACCAACGACCTCAAGCAGATCGAAACGGTGCGTCGCGAAGTCGGCATGGTGTTCCAGCACTTCAACCTGTTCCCGCACCTGACCATCCTGCAGAACTGCACGCTGGCGCCAATGTGGGTGCGCAAGATGCCCAAGCGCAAGGCCGAGGAAATCGCCATGCACTACCTGGAGCGCGTGCGCATTCCGGAGCAGGCGCACAAGTACCCGGGGCAGCTGTCCGGTGGTCAGCAGCAGCGTGTGGCAATCGCCCGCGCATTGTGCATGAAGCCCAAAATCATGCTGTTTGACGAACCAACCTCGGCCCTCGATCCGGAGATGGTGAAGGAAGTACTGGACACCATGATCGGCCTGGCTGAAGACGGTATGACCATGCTCTGCGTGACCCACGAAATGGGCTTCGCCCGCACCGTGGCGAATCGAGTGATCTTCATGGACAAGGGTGAAATCGTCGAGCAGGCGGCACCGAACGACTTCTTCGACAACCCGCAGAACGACCGCACCAAACTGTTCCTGAGCCAGATCCTGCATTGATCGAGGTGTACAGTTAAAAAACCCGGACTGAGTTCCGGGTTTTTTTATGCCGGCAGAAAACGGGCGCTCTGTTGCTCTCCAGGGGCAAGCTGACTAACATGTCAGAAAATTCATCCCATGATTGGATGACAGGGCGAATTCCATGTCTGAAATATCTCCGCTTATCAAACGCTCCCTGGTCGATCAGGCCCTCGAGCAACTGCGTCTGCGCATCAGTCAGGGCCAGTGGGTCGTGGGCCAGCGCCTGCCGACTGAGCCCGAGTTGTGCGCCGAACTTGGCATTAGTCGCAACACCGTGCGTGAAGCCATGCGAGTGCTGGCGTTTTCCGGATTGATCGAGATTCGCCAGGGCGATGGCAGCTACGTGCGCGCAGTGGTCGATCCGCTGGATACCCTGAAGGCCTTGTCCCGCTGTTCCCATGAGCAGGCCCGAGAGACCCGGCACATCCTCGAAGTCGAGGCCATCGGCCTGGCGGCGTTGCGGCGTACCGACGATGACCTGCTGGCCTTGCGCCAGGCACTTGAAGTCAGCGGTGGTCATTATCACGGTGACCTCGACAGTTACATTGCCTGCGATATGGCATTCCACCGGTTGCTGGTGGACGCCGCGCATAACCCCACCCTCAGCGAGCTGTATCGCTATTTCTCCAGCGTCGTCGCGGCACAGTTGCGCGAGACACTGAACGTTATCCCCAGGCGTCAGGAAGTGTTCGATCTGCATATCGACCTGCTCGATGCCGTCGAGCAGCGCGACCCGGAACGGGCGAAAGCCATTTCCCGGCAGTTGATCAATGAACCCTGATACCGAGAGCCTTATGTCCAACCACTCTGAAACCCTTGCACCGAAGCGCTCGGCAGAGCTTGAAGAACTGCTGATCGATGCCGAGGCCGACGACGAGCAGGTCCAGACCAGTCCCCCGTCGTTGCGCCGTCCGTGGCTGCTGTTGCTGGGCCTGGTCCTGGTGGCGCTGAACCTGCGCCCGGCGCTGTCGAGCATGGCGCCATTGCTCAGTGAGGTGTCCCACGCGCTTGGCCTTTCGGCTGCCAAGGCCGGTTTGTTGACCACCTTGCCGGTGCTCTGCCTGGGGCTGTTTGCACCGCTGGCGCCGGTCCTGGCGCGGCGTTTTGGTGCCGAGCGCGTGGTGCTGGGGATTCTGCTGACGCTGGCCGGCGGGATTATCCTGCGCAGTTCGTTCGGTGAAGTCGGGCTGTTTGCCGGGAGCGTCCTCGCCGGTGCCAGCATCGGTGTGATCGGCGTATTGCTACCGGGGATCGTCAAGCGCGACTTCGCCAAGCATGCCGGGACCATGACCGGGGTCTACACCATGGCCCTTTGCCTGGGCGCGGCCATGGCGGCGGGCGCCAGCGTGCCGTTGAGCGAGCATTTTGACCAGGGATGGACGGCGGGTCTGGGCTTCTGGGTCATTCCGGCGTTGCTCGCGGCGGTGTTCTGGTTGCCGCAAGTTGGGCCCAAGCACGGCGCGCACAATGTCGCGTACCGGGTTCGCGGCTTGCTGCGCGACCCGTTGGCCTGGCAAGTGACGCTGTACATGGGGCTGCAGTCCTCGCTGGCCTACATTGTGTTCGGCTGGTTGCCATCGATCCTGATCGGTCGCGGCCTGACGCCAACCCAGGCCGGGCTGGTGTTGTCCGGCTCGGTGATCGTGCAACTCGCCAGTTCGCTGGCGGCACCCTGGCTGGCCACGCGGGGCAAGGATCAGCGTCCGGCCATTGTGCTGGTGATGCTGATGACCCTGGGCGGCTTGTTCGGCTGTCTGTACGCGCCGATCGAAGGTTTGTGGGGCTGGGCGATCCTGTTGGGCCTGGGGCAGGGCGCGACGTTCGCCCTGGCCTTGACCCTGATCGTCCTGCGCTCGCGCGACTCCCACGTGGCGGCCAACCTGTCGAGCATGGCCCAGGGATTCGGTTACACCCTGGCGTCGATGGGGCCGTTCGCGGTCGGCCTGGTGCATGACTGGACCGGCGGCTGGGGTGCCGTCGGCTGGATCTTCGGGGTGATTGGCCTAGGGGCGATTATCGCCGGGTTGGGAGCGGGCCGAGCGCGCTACGTGCAGGTTGAGAGCGAACGGGTCTGAGTCGAGCGCACCCACAGTATTTGCGTGGCGAATGCCGGTGGTGTTCCGCGCTGGCGCAGACTATCGTGCAGCGATCTTTCGATTGTCCGGAGTCTGCCCATGAGCGAAGCCAACCGCGCGTTGATCACCACGTTCTACCAAGCCTTCCAGCGCCTGGATGCCGAGGCCATGGCGGCCTGCTACTGCGACGATGTGTTGTTCAGCGATCCGGCCTTTGGCGAGCTGCGTGGCCGTGATGCCGGCGACATGTGGCGCATGCTCACCACCCGGGCCAAGGACTTCTCGCTGACCTTCGACAGTGTTCAGGCCGACGAGCGCGCAGGCAGCGCCCATTGGGTCGCCACCTACCTGTTCAGCCAGACCGGCAACACTGTGGTCAACGACATACACGCGCGCTTCGTGTTTCGCGACGGCAAGATTTGCGAGCACCATGACGCCTTCAGTCTGTGGCGCTGGTCGCGTCAGGCATTGGGTTTCAAAGGCCTGCTGCTGGGGTGGACACCGCTGGTGGGCAACGCAGTGCGCGGTCAGGCGTTGAAGGGGCTGAAGGCATTTCAGGCCGGTCGCTGATAAGATTGCGGCCTGTTTCCTACAAGTCCTCATTGTTACGTGACCACCCTCAGCGAAAGCACTGTCGACGTCGACACTCCGGCAAGCAAAACCTGGTTTGTCTACCTCGTGCGTGCCGCCAATGGTTCGCTCTATTGCGGGATCAGTGATGATCCCGAGCGTCGTTTCGCCAAGCACCAGAGCGGCAAGGGAGCACGTTTCTTTCTCTCCAGCCCGGCGGTGGCGCTGGTCTACACCGAGCGCTGTCGTGACAAGAGCGATGCACTGCGTCAGGAACGGTTGATCAAAAAGCTCAGAAAGAGTGCCAAAGAGTGCCTGGTGGCCAGCGCAGTGACAGGCCCATCAATCTGACTGATCAGTTCCCATCAGGGTGCATGGGTAGGCCACCACTCGATTGCGC
This region of Pseudomonas fluorescens genomic DNA includes:
- a CDS encoding alpha/beta hydrolase, translated to MSEPLILHPAKAEDACVIWLHGLGADRFDFLPVAEALQETLQTTRFVLPQAPTRAVTINGGYEMPSWYDILAMSPARAIDREQLKASADRVIELIEQQRASGIDASRIFLAGFSQGGAVVLHTAFLKWQGALGGVLALSTYAPTFSETLELSASQQRIPVLCLHGQYDDVVQNSMGRSAYEHLKNRGVTVTWQEYPMGHEVLPEEIRDIGTWLADRLR
- a CDS encoding amino acid ABC transporter substrate-binding protein — encoded protein: MKMLKSTLAVVTAAAVLGVSGFAQAGATLDAVQKKGFVQCGVSDGLPGFSVPDSTGKIVGIDADVCRAVAAAVFGDATKVKFSQLNAKERFTALQSGEIDLLSRNTTMTSSRDAGMGLKFPGFITYYDGIGFLVNNKLGVKSAKELDGATICIQAGTTTELNVSDYFRGNGLKYTPITFDTSDESAKSLESGRCDVLTSDKSQLFAQRSKLAAPKDYVVLPETISKEPLGPVVRNGDDEWLAIVRWVGYAMLNAEEAGITSKNVEAEAKSTKNPDVARLLGSDGEYGKDLKVKKDWVVQIVKQVGNYGEVFEKNLGKSTPLEIDRGLNALWNNGGIQYAPPVR
- a CDS encoding amino acid ABC transporter permease, whose translation is MQNSIGAPKQRFSLSDPKVRAWLFQIITIVAVVSMGWYLFDNTQTNLQHRGITSGFDFLERSAGFGIAQHLIDYTESDSYARVFVIGLLNTLLVTFIGVILATILGFIVGVARLSKNWIIAKLATVYVEVFRNIPPLLQILFWYFAVFLTMPGPRNSHNFGDTFFVSARGLNMPAAKMAEGFWPFAVSVLVAIVAVVLMNRWANRRFEATGVPFHKFWTGLALMLVIPALCSLVFGAPVHWEKPELKGFNFVGGWVLIPELLALTLALTVYTAAFIAEIVRSGIKSVSHGQTEAAHSLGLRNGPTLRKVIIPQALRVIIPPLTSQYLNLAKNSSLAAGIGYPEMVSLFAGTVLNQTGQAIEVIAITMSVYLAISISISLLMNWYNKRIALIER
- a CDS encoding amino acid ABC transporter permease, with translation MSTHTFKPDMPPPSSSIGIVAWMRANMFSSWLNTLLTLFAFYLIYLVVPPILQWAILDANWVGTTRADCTKEGACWVFIQQRFGQFMYGYYPPELRWRVDLTVWLAVLGVAPLFISRFPRKAIYGLSFLVLYPIIAWCLLHGGVFGLTQVATSQWGGLMLTLVIATVGIAGALPLGIVLALGRRSNMPAIRVVCVTFIEFWRGVPLITVLFMSSVMLPLFLPEGMNFDKLLRALIGVILFQSAYVAEVVRGGLQAIPKGQYEAAAAMGLGYWRSMGLVILPQALKLVIPGIVNTFIALFKDTSLVIIIGLFDLLNSVKQAAADPKWLGMATEGYVFAALVFWIFCFGMSRYSMHLERKLDTGHKR
- a CDS encoding amino acid ABC transporter ATP-binding protein; this translates as MSEAIKQPSSPEGIIQMQGVNKWYGQFHVLKDINLNVKQGERIVLCGPSGSGKSTTIRCLNRLEEHQQGRIVVDGVELTNDLKQIETVRREVGMVFQHFNLFPHLTILQNCTLAPMWVRKMPKRKAEEIAMHYLERVRIPEQAHKYPGQLSGGQQQRVAIARALCMKPKIMLFDEPTSALDPEMVKEVLDTMIGLAEDGMTMLCVTHEMGFARTVANRVIFMDKGEIVEQAAPNDFFDNPQNDRTKLFLSQILH
- a CDS encoding FadR/GntR family transcriptional regulator, with the translated sequence MSEISPLIKRSLVDQALEQLRLRISQGQWVVGQRLPTEPELCAELGISRNTVREAMRVLAFSGLIEIRQGDGSYVRAVVDPLDTLKALSRCSHEQARETRHILEVEAIGLAALRRTDDDLLALRQALEVSGGHYHGDLDSYIACDMAFHRLLVDAAHNPTLSELYRYFSSVVAAQLRETLNVIPRRQEVFDLHIDLLDAVEQRDPERAKAISRQLINEP
- a CDS encoding CynX/NimT family MFS transporter; its protein translation is MNPDTESLMSNHSETLAPKRSAELEELLIDAEADDEQVQTSPPSLRRPWLLLLGLVLVALNLRPALSSMAPLLSEVSHALGLSAAKAGLLTTLPVLCLGLFAPLAPVLARRFGAERVVLGILLTLAGGIILRSSFGEVGLFAGSVLAGASIGVIGVLLPGIVKRDFAKHAGTMTGVYTMALCLGAAMAAGASVPLSEHFDQGWTAGLGFWVIPALLAAVFWLPQVGPKHGAHNVAYRVRGLLRDPLAWQVTLYMGLQSSLAYIVFGWLPSILIGRGLTPTQAGLVLSGSVIVQLASSLAAPWLATRGKDQRPAIVLVMLMTLGGLFGCLYAPIEGLWGWAILLGLGQGATFALALTLIVLRSRDSHVAANLSSMAQGFGYTLASMGPFAVGLVHDWTGGWGAVGWIFGVIGLGAIIAGLGAGRARYVQVESERV
- a CDS encoding nuclear transport factor 2 family protein, translated to MSEANRALITTFYQAFQRLDAEAMAACYCDDVLFSDPAFGELRGRDAGDMWRMLTTRAKDFSLTFDSVQADERAGSAHWVATYLFSQTGNTVVNDIHARFVFRDGKICEHHDAFSLWRWSRQALGFKGLLLGWTPLVGNAVRGQALKGLKAFQAGR
- a CDS encoding GIY-YIG nuclease family protein, which produces MTTLSESTVDVDTPASKTWFVYLVRAANGSLYCGISDDPERRFAKHQSGKGARFFLSSPAVALVYTERCRDKSDALRQERLIKKLRKSAKECLVASAVTGPSI